The DNA region CCGGTGAGCTTGTCCTAGACATGGCGGCAGCCCCTGGCTCAAAAACCGGACAGATAGCACAGTACATGGAGAACGAGGGGTGCATAATAGCAAACGACCCGAAGCTCAGCAGGGCCAACGTCCTCATAGCGAACCTCAATAAAATGGGCGTCCTCAACGCCCGCGTGACGACGAAGGACGGGGCCTATTTCGGCCGTTTTGAGAATACCTTTGACAGGGTTCTCCTCGACGCCCCGTGCTCCTCCGTTGGGATGATAAGGAAGAGCTGGAAGTTCCTAACGGGCTGGCGCCTGAGGGGGGTCATCAAGTACATGAACATTCAGAAGAGGCTTATCCTGGCCGCCTATCGGGCCCTCAAACCGGGGGGAACGCTGGTCTACTCGACCTGCACGATAGACCCCCTTGAGAACGAAGAGGTTGTGGACTATCTCCTCAGAAAGACCGACGCGAGGCTGGAGATAATAGACCTGCCGGTGAAGACCAGCGAGCCTGTTTTGGAGTGGGAGGGGAAGACCTACTCGTCCGAGCTGAAGAAGGCTTTACGCATACACCCCAATGACAACGATACCGAGGCCTTCTTCATCGCTAAGATACTCAAGCCGGAGGGAGGGGCATGAGCGACAACCCGAGGGAGGAGATAGGGAAAACAAGTGACACCGAGCTCGTCAAAAAACTCCTCATTGAGAACTACGGTTATGCACCTGAGCTTCTCTATGAGATACGCGGGAGGTATCACAAGGTCTACGCCTGGAAGCCCTGCCCCTTCGAGATCAGGGGGCCCGACAGGAACGG from Thermococcus sp. includes:
- a CDS encoding tRNA (cytosine(49)-C(5))-methyltransferase — protein: MSARDRIKETNPAFYERYSMLEDTDEFWEFIIRPLRQSIRVNTLKAPLNVVVERLKEEFELEPVAWVREGFFISVDNLAKVPEHSLGLIFGQEASSMIPPVVLDPKPGELVLDMAAAPGSKTGQIAQYMENEGCIIANDPKLSRANVLIANLNKMGVLNARVTTKDGAYFGRFENTFDRVLLDAPCSSVGMIRKSWKFLTGWRLRGVIKYMNIQKRLILAAYRALKPGGTLVYSTCTIDPLENEEVVDYLLRKTDARLEIIDLPVKTSEPVLEWEGKTYSSELKKALRIHPNDNDTEAFFIAKILKPEGGA